The following are encoded together in the Drosophila biarmipes strain raj3 chromosome 3L, RU_DBia_V1.1, whole genome shotgun sequence genome:
- the LOC108028832 gene encoding protein boule isoform X5, protein MHKIAAAPPPTAAPGGGLETPLAAPKYGTLIPNRIFVGGISGDTTEADLTRVFSAYGTVKSTKIIVDRAGVSKGYGFVTFETEQEAQRLQADGECVVLRDRKLNIAPAIKKQPNPLQSIVTTNGAVYYTTTPPAPISNIPMDQFAAAVYPPVTDFTAAGVPAIYPPSAMQYQPFYQYYSVPMNVPTIWPQNYQG, encoded by the exons ATGCACAAGATCGCGGCAGCGCCGCCTCCGACGGCAGCGCCCGGCGGAGGACTGGAGACGCCCCTGGCGGCGCCCAAATACGGCACACTAATACCCAACCGCATCTTTGTGGGCGGCATCAG CGGCGACACCACCGAGGCCGATCTGACCCGCGTCTTCAGCGCCTACGGCACGGTGAAGAGCACCAAGATCATCGTGGATCGGGCTGGCGTGAGCAAGGGCTACGGATTTGTCACCTTCGAGACGGAGCAGGAGGCGCAAAGACTGCAAGCGGAC GGTGAGTGCGTGGTTCTACGTGATCGCAAGCTGAACATTGCACCGGCCATCAAGAAGCAG CCCAATCCTCTGCAATCCATTGTGACCACGAACGGAGCTGTCTACTATACCACCACGCCGCCGGCACCCATCAGCAACATACCCATGGATCAGTTCGCAGCCGCTGTTTATCCGCCAG TTACTGACTTTACAGCCGCTGGAGTGCCAGCCATCTACCCACCTTCAGCCATGCAATATCAGCCATTCTATCAGTACTACAGTGTGCCAATG AATGTACCCACCATTTGGCCTCAGAATTACCAAG GTTAA
- the LOC108028832 gene encoding protein boule isoform X6, translating to MHKIAAAPPPTAAPGGGLETPLAAPKYGTLIPNRIFVGGISGDTTEADLTRVFSAYGTVKSTKIIVDRAGVSKGYGFVTFETEQEAQRLQADGECVVLRDRKLNIAPAIKKQPNPLQSIVTTNGAVYYTTTPPAPISNIPMDQFAAAVYPPAAGVPAIYPPSAMQYQPFYQYYSVPMNVPTIWPQNYQDL from the exons ATGCACAAGATCGCGGCAGCGCCGCCTCCGACGGCAGCGCCCGGCGGAGGACTGGAGACGCCCCTGGCGGCGCCCAAATACGGCACACTAATACCCAACCGCATCTTTGTGGGCGGCATCAG CGGCGACACCACCGAGGCCGATCTGACCCGCGTCTTCAGCGCCTACGGCACGGTGAAGAGCACCAAGATCATCGTGGATCGGGCTGGCGTGAGCAAGGGCTACGGATTTGTCACCTTCGAGACGGAGCAGGAGGCGCAAAGACTGCAAGCGGAC GGTGAGTGCGTGGTTCTACGTGATCGCAAGCTGAACATTGCACCGGCCATCAAGAAGCAG CCCAATCCTCTGCAATCCATTGTGACCACGAACGGAGCTGTCTACTATACCACCACGCCGCCGGCACCCATCAGCAACATACCCATGGATCAGTTCGCAGCCGCTGTTTATCCGCCAG CCGCTGGAGTGCCAGCCATCTACCCACCTTCAGCCATGCAATATCAGCCATTCTATCAGTACTACAGTGTGCCAATG AATGTACCCACCATTTGGCCTCAGAATTACCAAG ATTTGTAA
- the LOC108028832 gene encoding protein boule isoform X3 — protein sequence MHKIAAAPPPTAAPGGGLETPLAAPKYGTLIPNRIFVGGISGDTTEADLTRVFSAYGTVKSTKIIVDRAGVSKGYGFVTFETEQEAQRLQADGECVVLRDRKLNIAPAIKKQPNPLQSIVTTNGAVYYTTTPPAPISNIPMDQFAAAVYPPVTDFTAAGVPAIYPPSAMQYQPFYQYYSVPMNVPTIWPQNYQGIYPC from the exons ATGCACAAGATCGCGGCAGCGCCGCCTCCGACGGCAGCGCCCGGCGGAGGACTGGAGACGCCCCTGGCGGCGCCCAAATACGGCACACTAATACCCAACCGCATCTTTGTGGGCGGCATCAG CGGCGACACCACCGAGGCCGATCTGACCCGCGTCTTCAGCGCCTACGGCACGGTGAAGAGCACCAAGATCATCGTGGATCGGGCTGGCGTGAGCAAGGGCTACGGATTTGTCACCTTCGAGACGGAGCAGGAGGCGCAAAGACTGCAAGCGGAC GGTGAGTGCGTGGTTCTACGTGATCGCAAGCTGAACATTGCACCGGCCATCAAGAAGCAG CCCAATCCTCTGCAATCCATTGTGACCACGAACGGAGCTGTCTACTATACCACCACGCCGCCGGCACCCATCAGCAACATACCCATGGATCAGTTCGCAGCCGCTGTTTATCCGCCAG TTACTGACTTTACAGCCGCTGGAGTGCCAGCCATCTACCCACCTTCAGCCATGCAATATCAGCCATTCTATCAGTACTACAGTGTGCCAATG AATGTACCCACCATTTGGCCTCAGAATTACCAAG GAATTTATCCATGTTAA
- the LOC108028230 gene encoding uncharacterized protein LOC108028230, which yields MFAQSLACLAVFGLFWGSMAVDEYGLYGGSGHPTTQRSNAELRCMNINPQNSVDLEEIMGLWYGSEIIVHTQDFPGTYEYDSCVIIHLADVTEQIRRSQANRGYGYGPQDYNRNQNNYGRTTTTQSSYQDSDEYPLRSNRGQQKYLRLVWSERDSNLEYTFNYTTSQPGQWSNIGDQRGSLVALNTYTQFTGTVQVVKAVNDHLVLTFCGNDAKSSIYTVVLTRNRLGLSSDELRSIRNLLSRRGLYTETIRKVCNGCGQLGGSLLALSALLLVVRLAWGRGQ from the exons ATGTTTGCCCAATCCTTGGCTTGCTTGGCGGTCTTCGGCCTCTTCTGGGGCTCGATGGCAGTGGATGAGTACGGCCTCTACGGTGGCTCGGGACATCCCACCACCCAGCGAAGCAACGCGGAACTGCGCTGCATGAACATCAATCCGCAGAACTCTGTGGACTTGGAAGAG ATAATGGGACTCTGGTACGGCAGCGAGATCATCGTGCACACCCAAGACTTCCCGGGGACCTACGAGTACGATTCGTGTGTGATAATCCATCTGGCCGATGTCACCGAGCAG ATTCGTCGGAGCCAGGCCAATCGCGGCTATGGCTACGGGCCCCAGGACTACAACAGGAACCAGAACAACTACGGACGCACCACCACCACTCAGTCCTCATACCAGGACAGCGACGAGTACCCATTGAGATCCAATCGGGGCCAGCAGAAGTACTTGCGCTTGGTGTGGAGCGAGCGGGACAGCAACCTGGAGTACACCTTCAACTACACCACCTCCCAGCCCGGCCAGTGGTCCAATATCGGGGATCAGCGTGGATCCCTGGTCGCCCTGAACACCTACACCCAGTTCACGGGCACCGTCCAGGTGGTGAAGGCCGTCAACGATCACCTGGTGCTCACCTTCTGCGGCAACGATGCGAAGAGCTCCATCTACACGGTGGTCCTTACCCGCAATCGCCTTGGTCTCAGTTCAGAC GAGCTGCGCAGCATCCGGAACCTGCTTTCCCGCCGCGGTCTCTACACGGAGACCATCCGCAAGGTCTGCAACGGATGTGGGCAGCTGGGCGGCAGCCTCCTCGCCCTCTCCGCCCTTCTCCTGGTCGTCCGCCTGGcctgggggcgtggccagtgA
- the LOC108028878 gene encoding uncharacterized protein LOC108028878: MSAANKVNHLIGATTRYIAGRNAVQTVYWRTSAGPNPRMLKTNKSQNFDRSQKAPQSVRLQNYNRSYIRD; encoded by the coding sequence ATGTCTGCTGCCAACAAGGTGAACCACTTGATCGGAGCGACCACGCGTTACATCGCCGGACGGAATGCGGTGCAGACGGTCTACTGGCGCACCTCCGCCGGACCCAATCCCCGCATGCTGAAGACCAACAAGTCGCAGAACTTCGACCGCAGCCAGAAGGCCCCCCAGAGTGTCCGGCTGCAGAACTACAACCGCAGCTACATCCGGGATTAA
- the LOC108028832 gene encoding protein boule isoform X2, protein MHKIAAAPPPTAAPGGGLETPLAAPKYGTLIPNRIFVGGISGDTTEADLTRVFSAYGTVKSTKIIVDRAGVSKGYGFVTFETEQEAQRLQADGECVVLRDRKLNIAPAIKKQPNPLQSIVTTNGAVYYTTTPPAPISNIPMDQFAAAVYPPAAGVPAIYPPSAMQYQPFYQYYSVPMNVPTIWPQNYQENHSPLLHSAPTNPHQTHPQSHPQTPCWSIEDLRDTMPRV, encoded by the exons ATGCACAAGATCGCGGCAGCGCCGCCTCCGACGGCAGCGCCCGGCGGAGGACTGGAGACGCCCCTGGCGGCGCCCAAATACGGCACACTAATACCCAACCGCATCTTTGTGGGCGGCATCAG CGGCGACACCACCGAGGCCGATCTGACCCGCGTCTTCAGCGCCTACGGCACGGTGAAGAGCACCAAGATCATCGTGGATCGGGCTGGCGTGAGCAAGGGCTACGGATTTGTCACCTTCGAGACGGAGCAGGAGGCGCAAAGACTGCAAGCGGAC GGTGAGTGCGTGGTTCTACGTGATCGCAAGCTGAACATTGCACCGGCCATCAAGAAGCAG CCCAATCCTCTGCAATCCATTGTGACCACGAACGGAGCTGTCTACTATACCACCACGCCGCCGGCACCCATCAGCAACATACCCATGGATCAGTTCGCAGCCGCTGTTTATCCGCCAG CCGCTGGAGTGCCAGCCATCTACCCACCTTCAGCCATGCAATATCAGCCATTCTATCAGTACTACAGTGTGCCAATG AATGTACCCACCATTTGGCCTCAGAATTACCAAG aGAACCACTCGCCACTGCTGCACTCGGCGCCCACGAACCCACACCAAACGCACCCCCAGTCGCACCCACAGACGCCCTGCTGGAGCATCGAGGATCTGAGAGACACCATGCCCAGGGTATAG
- the LOC108028832 gene encoding protein boule isoform X4, which produces MHKIAAAPPPTAAPGGGLETPLAAPKYGTLIPNRIFVGGISGDTTEADLTRVFSAYGTVKSTKIIVDRAGVSKGYGFVTFETEQEAQRLQADGECVVLRDRKLNIAPAIKKQPNPLQSIVTTNGAVYYTTTPPAPISNIPMDQFAAAVYPPVTDFTAAGVPAIYPPSAMQYQPFYQYYSVPMNVPTIWPQNYQDL; this is translated from the exons ATGCACAAGATCGCGGCAGCGCCGCCTCCGACGGCAGCGCCCGGCGGAGGACTGGAGACGCCCCTGGCGGCGCCCAAATACGGCACACTAATACCCAACCGCATCTTTGTGGGCGGCATCAG CGGCGACACCACCGAGGCCGATCTGACCCGCGTCTTCAGCGCCTACGGCACGGTGAAGAGCACCAAGATCATCGTGGATCGGGCTGGCGTGAGCAAGGGCTACGGATTTGTCACCTTCGAGACGGAGCAGGAGGCGCAAAGACTGCAAGCGGAC GGTGAGTGCGTGGTTCTACGTGATCGCAAGCTGAACATTGCACCGGCCATCAAGAAGCAG CCCAATCCTCTGCAATCCATTGTGACCACGAACGGAGCTGTCTACTATACCACCACGCCGCCGGCACCCATCAGCAACATACCCATGGATCAGTTCGCAGCCGCTGTTTATCCGCCAG TTACTGACTTTACAGCCGCTGGAGTGCCAGCCATCTACCCACCTTCAGCCATGCAATATCAGCCATTCTATCAGTACTACAGTGTGCCAATG AATGTACCCACCATTTGGCCTCAGAATTACCAAG ATTTGTAA
- the LOC108028832 gene encoding protein boule isoform X1, with the protein MHKIAAAPPPTAAPGGGLETPLAAPKYGTLIPNRIFVGGISGDTTEADLTRVFSAYGTVKSTKIIVDRAGVSKGYGFVTFETEQEAQRLQADGECVVLRDRKLNIAPAIKKQPNPLQSIVTTNGAVYYTTTPPAPISNIPMDQFAAAVYPPVTDFTAAGVPAIYPPSAMQYQPFYQYYSVPMNVPTIWPQNYQENHSPLLHSAPTNPHQTHPQSHPQTPCWSIEDLRDTMPRV; encoded by the exons ATGCACAAGATCGCGGCAGCGCCGCCTCCGACGGCAGCGCCCGGCGGAGGACTGGAGACGCCCCTGGCGGCGCCCAAATACGGCACACTAATACCCAACCGCATCTTTGTGGGCGGCATCAG CGGCGACACCACCGAGGCCGATCTGACCCGCGTCTTCAGCGCCTACGGCACGGTGAAGAGCACCAAGATCATCGTGGATCGGGCTGGCGTGAGCAAGGGCTACGGATTTGTCACCTTCGAGACGGAGCAGGAGGCGCAAAGACTGCAAGCGGAC GGTGAGTGCGTGGTTCTACGTGATCGCAAGCTGAACATTGCACCGGCCATCAAGAAGCAG CCCAATCCTCTGCAATCCATTGTGACCACGAACGGAGCTGTCTACTATACCACCACGCCGCCGGCACCCATCAGCAACATACCCATGGATCAGTTCGCAGCCGCTGTTTATCCGCCAG TTACTGACTTTACAGCCGCTGGAGTGCCAGCCATCTACCCACCTTCAGCCATGCAATATCAGCCATTCTATCAGTACTACAGTGTGCCAATG AATGTACCCACCATTTGGCCTCAGAATTACCAAG aGAACCACTCGCCACTGCTGCACTCGGCGCCCACGAACCCACACCAAACGCACCCCCAGTCGCACCCACAGACGCCCTGCTGGAGCATCGAGGATCTGAGAGACACCATGCCCAGGGTATAG